GGTGGGGGGGCTGCCCCTGGGCTCCACTGGGTACGGAATGCTGTTTCCCCTGGCAGGTGCTAACATGCCTCTTGCTCTCCACAGGGCTGTGAGTGCCACCAGGGATGACATCGGTGTCTGCcggagaggctgctgctgccaccgTGGGACAGGCAGCCTGCCCAGAGCACAGGGCAGAGGGTGACACGTGCCTGTTCGGCAGGGTTGTCCAGGCAGCTCTGTCCTGGTGGGCAGTGGCAGGGATAGGGGCCTTGGGGGACATTCCTACTTAATTTTCACAAAGGGAGTATCTTATTTTTGTACGTTTTTATAAACTCGTCAGCGTGTGCACCCCAGCATTTTTATACTTCGCTCCTGATCCCTGCTTTGGGCCTGTGTCCCCCTCATCTCCTCTTTCACCCTCTTGTCCTCCTCCCGCACTGATttcctgcagcatcttctgctcATGCCTCCCCATGGCCTCCCATTTCCCTGCCACCCACTGGTGCACCAGCCAGTGCTATGCATGCACAGGCTGTGTCAGTGATGCCAGCATTGCCCCTGTAGTGTGTGGGAGTTCAGGGGAGACAAACTTAGGGGTCTGGCTGGCTGGGCTGAACCATATGGCAAGGTGCTGAGCTGGCATTGTGCTTGAGGTAGAGGGGACAGTGAGAgacagagggaagggagggggtcctggcagtgctggtgccATTGTGGCCAGTGGGGCAGTCATGCTGTGTGGAGTGCTGGCTCCAGGGTGTGAGCCGGGGGGCTGGCTTGCTGGAAAATGTCTGTGCAGAGGGCAGGGGCTGTCCTTTCTGCTGCCTCcgccctgctcccagcagctgcccttgGACCAAAGCCCATCCCCTCCCACTCTGGCCACGGGGCCAGGACCCCCCTTGCACGGGGCTGGACCCTGGTTCTGCAATGAGGCGACACGGTACCCCAAGCTGGGCTCAGCTGGGAGCCAATGGGGCATTTATCATCTCAGCCTGGGGTCACACGGGGATTTTCGTAGCATTGTTTTTTACTCAGAAATGATTgtcactgttttttcttaagttttttcttttttttaatatctatatTAGTAAAAGCTTGAGACGTTTTGTACTGAACTGCTGCATCTGGTCCTTTGGGAggaaggggtgggaagggaatCCTGcgcagctgggctggggcagctggagcCTCCCTGCTGGCCCGGGGTGACTCAGTCATTCCTGCCGTGTGGAGGCGGCTGCGGCTGCACAACCTCCATAGCTCTGGTGTAGCGGGATCACTCTGGCCACGTTCCTGTGGTCCTGTCCTTGGAGAGGGGCCCACTGAGAGGCTTCCCCATGCCTCCCCCTCCCAATAACTTCCCCATGCTTTCCCATCCCGCTGCCACTCTTGTGCCTCCCCACACGCTGCTGTCCCTGTGCCTTCCCACCCCACTGCAACCAGAAGCAGAGGGAATGCTGCCTTGCCCTGCACTCCTCTGCCCCAGGGCTGAATCAAACCTAGCCATGCCATACTGATTTTGGCCAACACACACCCTGTTTACTCTCTGGGACCCCAGGTCGATGCTTGCCCACCTCCCCCCTCCAGCCAAAAGTCCCTCGGGAACTTGCTTCTCACTGCACAACCCCATGCCACATCTGTGGCTGCATCTGATGAGAGCTGGCATTTCCAGGCTGTTTTGGTAAAGGGAACAGGTTTATTTTGTTCATACCATTAAGCTTTCCAACAGGCTTTGCTGCCAGGAGAGGGCTCGCTTGCAGTGCCACAcatgctgccagctctgctaCCAGTGCACCATCCCAGCATGGGCGCACCCTGGCACATCCTGATCCCCACCATGGCAGCCTGGTCCTGCCTGGGACCACAGGGAGACTGGTGCAGGACCCCAGTCTTTGTGGGGTGTGGGAATCGGGATGAGAGCAgatgggaagaaagaggggCTGTGGTGGTTGCAGACAGCAGGCTGGGTTTGGCAGTTCTGCCAGAGGCTgtgcctgtccctgccctgccacGTCCCAGCTTGCTCCAAGATGGGAACAGCCCTGGGGCAAATCTGTCAGCGTGACTGTGCCTGGGGCAGCCTGAAACTTCAGCTTATACAGGGGAGGGGTGGCACAGCCCAAACCTCTCCACCAGGTCCCTCTGGTCCCTGTGGCATGGGTCCAGGTGTCCCCTGGACAAGTGACTCCTCCCGAGCGGGATCACAGtccagggctgagctgcaggataCCTTAGACACAGGTGCAGTCCTGTGCCAGGATATTTGGCACTGTCTCATATTTGAAGGAGTACCCACCGTCCGAGGTGGTGCGGACGCGCAGGGAGCGCATGGTGCCGGgcagggcagcacagcagagctgcacaccCAGGCGGTGGCTCAGCCCATGGCCCTCGGTGCAGCTCCCATGGCAGTAGtggaaaacaaagctgctgGGATGCACGATCCACttgtcccagcccagctcctcaaAGGAGATGTTGAGGGAAGCCCGGCGGCAGTTGGTGTGGGCAGCCAGGTCCTCTGATGGGCGCTGCAGCAGGCTTAGGGCAGCGGGGGACCAGGGCACAGCAGAGCGACGAGCCCTCTCACTGCCCTTGGCCCGGGTGGTGGCCACCAAGAAGGGCATCTTGTCCCCCTCGGACAGGCAGGGGCAGCCAGGACAGCGCACCAGTAGCACAAAGAGTGGCTGCGAGAGCTGAGGTAGCAACACCGGGGCAAAGTGGAATACTGTCCAGTGCTCAGGCGTCCGCACCACCGTGGCTGTCACCGGCACACGACCCTGCGGTGACAGGGTCAGCACATCAGGGTCTGAGTGGTTGGGGGCAGCTGAGGGGCCAGTGTAAaaccagagctgggcagaggttACCGTGCGGCTCAGAGTGTGCACTGAGGGTTGGAAGAGGTAGGTGAAAATCCCTTCTTCCTCCAACAGCTTGTCTGGCTGTGTGGGCTCACAGGGCACATCTGCAGGGGGAGAAAGAAGCATTGGGTGCATGCCCAAACCCAAGGAGAGTCAGTCCCTAGCACCAGGTGGGAGATGGGGTGCTGCAGAGGGTCCCTAGGGTGCTGTCAGAGCACCTGGCTACCGGCAGAGATTGTGACAGGGCAAGGGG
The nucleotide sequence above comes from Heliangelus exortis chromosome 6, bHelExo1.hap1, whole genome shotgun sequence. Encoded proteins:
- the INHA gene encoding inhibin alpha chain; the encoded protein is MPPCPGGSAAGRRAEQAGRSPRQSFHSHHRPAACPTVMLLLLHLLPAMLPTAALAGCTGAGADRELILAKVRAQVLEHLSPPLLQEEPLKEARRVHRRDILENTEVKPEELEDTSQVILFPSTDVPCEPTQPDKLLEEEGIFTYLFQPSVHTLSRTVTSAQLWFYTGPSAAPNHSDPDVLTLSPQGRVPVTATVVRTPEHWTVFHFAPVLLPQLSQPLFVLLVRCPGCPCLSEGDKMPFLVATTRAKGSERARRSAVPWSPAALSLLQRPSEDLAAHTNCRRASLNISFEELGWDKWIVHPSSFVFHYCHGSCTEGHGLSHRLGVQLCCAALPGTMRSLRVRTTSDGGYSFKYETVPNILAQDCTCV